The Vigna radiata var. radiata cultivar VC1973A unplaced genomic scaffold, Vradiata_ver6 scaffold_278, whole genome shotgun sequence genome segment atctcaacaatctcccccttttttgatgatgcacaatcatgattaataaacaaccatgttgtACAAATCAATGCAGATTATCAATCAAATATCAATCTACATAATTCTCCCCCtttgggcattagcaaaaaaagGTATGCGCACTACTATTGATATACATATAATCAATCATTACAGATATGCATCAGATAAtcataaacaaaacaaacaaagatGTTCCCCCTGTCACAAATAATCACATGATAAAAATGTACTCTCCCCCTtaagtgtaggcatgtgaaatatCTAAAAGAAATGGCATATGGAGTTAGCAGCCTATAAACAACCTGTTTTCCAAGCAAGTCCTTCTGGAAGTTCACCCAATACAGTTTATGACCAATAAAACCATTATGGGCATAAAGATCTGATAAcggttaaaaaattgttattttcatacttgattttgatataaaacacaccctttatgacttagaaactagcttgaaatcatgcattttgtctTAGTTAGGTTATAAGAGAGTTAAAGGAGATTTTacaggtattatgcttggtgtTGGGTGTTAAtaagaattgaatgaagaatattgaagaaggaaggagttgGGTtcaaaaaaggatgaaaaaaggtgcaaatGATGAATCACAACTACCGTTGAGTGTTAGGCTACCGCTGAGCGCTAGGCTACCGCTGAGCGCTAGTTTCGCTGAACAGGCTCtgtcaaacgcttaagcgcTGATGCTGAAGGGGGAAGAAAGAGTTGCGCTTACTGTTGAGCGCTAGAACCAACACTGAGCGCTGGTCTCTTCAGTAACAGCACTGCCAAACGCCTGAGTGTGAACGCTGAGGGTCGCACATGAGTGTCGCACCTAATGCTGAGCGGTGGACCCAACGCTGAGCGCTGTactttgggcttgggcctgttttttataatttttcacagtttataaatagattagAGTGACCCTTAAAGgtcatcttttggcagaagaagaCGCAGAAACTCCCTTTCTCACCCCTTAGAGGCGACTTTTGGATACGGAAGCTCCATCTGATCAAATGTAGGGGTATGTTTTTgtatctttaatttaattcatctagtttcaccatgattatgctGAACTaaatccctttgttgttgggaaacaatgtagtcctatttgaaactctcttatattgaaattcttactttattcatatgctttgattatcaagtgttttagtttttcctccgtatataaaatgttttgtttaagacgttattcaaacacataatctatgattctttctatatggacacgtatagttaAGTCTAGACATGATGAAATTCTCttgatagcaatattacctagatataggaataggaggatcaattgccttaagcttttgtacacattaatgcatgaataatttctagggagactagacatagtaaactagtaattaggagcaGGCTTTTTTCACACAaacatcgggtttagggtaattTTGAAAgtggcatgaacattgatattaaagttgaatttagtaagaatagtagatatttgagagtagattaggatgaaaccgtaaaccccaacaacaacaTTCATCCATATCGTTCAACTGATGTTGTATCTCTTTACCACCAGGTATAAAGTGACGGTTTTGGTGTGTAGAAAGGCACATGTGTGTTGTCTTGAAAATTGGAGCACATGGACAAAAGGAGGCAACATAAGAATAGTTTATTGAAGGTtgaattgaagtttgactttaGGAGGCTATATGACTCACGGCCATGAAGGTTTTCTTGGGCCATTtgcacttttatatttatttgttggaTGTATTTGGTCACATGGAATGTGTAGGAAAAAGTATTTTTGATTATTCCTttgcttttaattaatttagttaataggttgagtttaatgtgtttgagttagtgttgcgtttaattatttttaattgtgtttgttaatttgtttgtaactgtgtttgatgtttgaatgttgtctaagatttttaatagtgttagtctaattaccatgctagcttaaattagtttggttggtcattaacgatattgcactatttccttgagatttattggactgttcttgtgtttattctgctctgcctgacactctatgaaatctgactgtgttcttgcattgggtatacgcttagttacCCAAtggtgattgtatcttcgcttagttgatcaatctgtatagaacacatatgatggaataggtgtattgcgttcgcttagttcgcaatgatgatagcatgattaaccttcgcttagtcggttagttgtgctggattagaggctacagtagtttattcatgagacttcTGCACTTTGATTGCCATGCTCctgtgatgagtcaatattttattgacttcacttagtttattgtatcgaatttaatcagggaattgtgcttaattgtccggtattttcccgtttttcctaattatgcttaatttgatcgaaaattcttattttagttaatttgaattttctgagctaattatttgcattattattttcagggaaaattttggaaatacaatttgggacatttggagtgctatcaaataagacaagactcttcacttggacatttcaaatttagttatattgtaacttagtagtatagaatatttttaattaaacttgtgcacatttgggtcaatgttgacaaatttatgatgggcccaaatagtaGAGGGCACATGGCACCACCTAggtttttttttagggtggaccccacccctaTTTTTAAGACACTTGGCCCTAGGAAAAGGGCTGCAGCCGTCACACTTGAAGAGCATGCATTCTCGGCAGATTTTGGAGGGCACCACTTGGCTTTGAACATTTCTTTTCCCATGGAGCTTTTATTTGCATTgttggattttggttgaatgaaaatgGGTGCAGCTGCcacacacttttttttatcttctttagtTTTCATTAATGAAGCACGATCATTTATGAAGCACACATCAGACAGTTTTATTTACCTAGGAGCAGTTCTACTTTTAATTGCAAAAGAGAGAAACGGTGATGTTGTTGGATGGTAGCAGCAAGTGTGCACATGGGTTGCGTCACTTGGGAGAAGCACTCGGTCAATTTTTTCTAGAATAGAAAACGTGATTGAACATTTGGACGGTGCTTTTATTTTGGCTGAGAGGTGCACGCTATCCAGGTAAGGAAGAAAATAGCATGGTTGCATCAAGTTTTCttaatcattttctttattcttgCTGGAACCGAGAAGAAGGATTCAATTTCCTCAATTGCAAAGAAATGACACACATGGAAGCACCTTGTTCAATTATTGCTTTTTAGTTaactgttttgttttatttatttatttagtgttGTGTATGTGTTTCATCTAGATTATTACAATGTGCACTTAATTGTTTAGCTTCAGCATTGcatttttaatagctttaattgcatttggatatttatcttttGCATTGTTCAGTTTACTTTTTCAGTTCACTAAGTTGTTCGTTATGTTCAGTTTATTGTTTCAGTTAACTATGGTGTTTATTTTGTTCGGTTTCTTTATATTCATGCTTTTCCAATTTTTCCACTTGCTTTAGAAATCGTTTGCTCTCAATGTAAAACCATTCAATCATTTGTAGGACGGTTCGGTCCTACATGCtttgttcagttattttaatgtttttaattatgtttggttgtatttaatttctagttttactttaattttattttccttgcaagaacactttcaaacccccccttcgtgtgagacctaattctcgaaccacatttggtccttgagagacgacctaggagtcacttcctagctatactgcattcctaatatgcaattaaatttgtataggctgtgacacccatcaaattttggcgccgctACCAGGTACCAACGATtcagttttgagtcttgtgtctgtgttgtgttgtgtttgtgattGTGTCGTTTTgctgtcttgtgttgttttctgtggtttgaaatttttgtgctattgtttcatgattacaaggtgttgtgatttagtgcatgactagaggaaatcctggattcataccaccctTTGATCTTGAGATTGATAGGAcatttcataggttagttaggcattctaggaatttgtctttagagtctgtgtttgagtctgttccattagatactgtTTATCCTACTGCTGAATCTGAATCCATTGTTGAGTactttgtgcatactgcatctgttgcatctgcacctgattctgattctgattctgttatctttcacactgagaacaatatggcacaaccttcacctcgtgagaggacttttagggagatggttgcacctgatttcgatattgaaaacttgtgcatccaatatcctgatgaggacattccatttgttctcaagactggactaatccatttgttgcccaagtttcatggtctGGCAGGGGAGAGTCcgcataagcatttgaaggaattccacattgtctgttccactatgaaaccgcatgatgttcctgaggagcacatcttcttgaaggcattccctcattcattggaaaatgttgctaaggattggttgtacggTTTGGCACCTAGATCCgtcactagctgggatgatctgaagaggtagttcttggagaaatttttcccagcatcccggaccacagcTATCAGAAAAGACATAACTGGGATTAGGTAGCTTGGTGGACagagcttatatgagtattgggagagattcaagacactttgtgcaagctgtccccaccatgagatacctgaacaactccttatccagtaattctatgagggtttgaacaacatggatcgaggtatgattgatgctgccagtggtggTGCTCTTGGAGACACTACGCCTGTTGAGGCCAGacaattgattgagaagatggcctccaactcccagcagtttagcgctaggaatgatgccattgtggtgaggggcgtacatgatgttgttgcccaaTCTTTATCAGCttttgaaagcaagttggaaggCAAGATTGACTCTCTTGCGAAGTTGGTGACACAGTTCACAACCAACCAGAGACCTGCAGCTTCATCTgtatctgttgcacgactatgtgctatTTGTCCTTCAAGTGACCACTACACAGATGCCTGTCCTACTTTGCAGCACTCTGTTGCTCATGatgcgcctcaagcttatgctactaacatataAAACAATAGACAACCAGAACAGAAAAAtcatgacttgtccagcaaTAGGTACAACCAAGGGTAGAGGAATCACCCtaatcttagatggaacaatgcgccacaacATCAGCAGTAGGagccacctttccagaatgttggagcacctaacagatatgtgcctccacctatgcaacaacaccagaggcaacagcaacaacagcagcaagaagcacctgcccaaccagctgcctaaccttccacttcttctgagccttcattggaagagttagtgagacagatgactatgcaaaCCATGCAGTTTCAGAAAGAGACCATGCAATTTCAGAACGATAACATGCAATTTCAGTAGGAGACTGAagcttccatacagagtctcactaaccagatgggtTAGATGGCAACTCAGCTTAACCAGGCACAATCTCAGAATTCTGATAAGCTACCATCCCAGACTGTGCAAAATCCGAGGAATGTGAGTGCCATAACCCTCAAATCagggaagcagattgttgtgccttcagagcccgcttctacacctacactcgtgcctgccacttgtcctagagaggacgaccataacggttgttgacggattggcaagcgtaccaattcgttcaagtaatataattggtaaaacccaatatcgttcttcccaagagactcgaaaggctttctcgttcacgtgaattaaaataataagacttgaaaataaaaataattaatttgattgtagaacaaaaatattaacatgcaaaagagaatgattcaattgacaaaagaaaacaatggatgaatggggttgttgggggtttacaatttcaactaattcgccctctcttatctactcctcttgacttattagtttgattaattaattgtcatgcaactttcttagcctacccttaactgGATCCCTCGGTggaaagagcctaatattaactactggcttgctatccctagcatcccctagcaattaatacaatattaaagagcagaagttaaacgcaattgatcgtcctacccctatccctaggtggtattgcaaaatcaaggaattactcaccagttcatgacattactctacttccccgtatcaataaagacaaacaacaattattgaatgagttaaatgataaaggcattaagcacagatgagaacccaacaattaacaatcaaaNNNNNNNNNNNNNNNNNNNNNNNNNNNNNNNNNNNNNNNNNNNNNNNNNNNNNNNNNNNNNNNNNNNNNNNNNNNNNNNNNNNNNNNNNNNNNNNNNNNNNNNNNNNNNNNNNNNNNNNNNNNNNNNNNNNNNNNNNNNNNNNNNNNNNNNNNNNNNNNNNNNNNNNNNNNNNNNNNNNNNNNNNNNNNNNNNNNNNNNNNNNNNNNNNNNNNNNNNNNNNNNNNNNNNNNNNNNNNNNNNNNNNNNNNNNNNNNNNNNNNNNNNNNNNNNNNNNNNNNNNNNNNNNNNNNNNNNNNNNNNNNNNNNNNNNNNNNNNNNNNNNNNaaaattaggtctggccgttctcccctgtcaaaagaatgactctgaactcgaaataggggtatttataagtgaggagtgCAACAGAAAACCGGCCCAAGTCCAGCGGACCACCGTCCGGCGGttcaagtgtggcgcccggcggttttccTCAAGCCATGCTACCGCCCaacggcaggggtctaccgcccggcggtttgcctctaatcacaaatccgcccagcgtccaatACTAGTGTCTACTCCTCACCCTAGAGCGCCCAACGGTGTaagaaaccgtcgggcggtgcgtcgactcttcaaatcttcaattttcttctcttttcttgagtctatgccCTTTATCTTCCatctccattcttcactttctccaaaatactacaaaacaatgcaaaacaagcataatatcgctaaaaacaacttttgactctctacagactcatttattgagttttgcttgattctaagctcattcgaagtagtaaagggcgtaattaggtctaaaatgacataggaaaataactgtttttcaaccttcatcaacggtccacgcagggcatttgaggtaggtggatcttcttctccaacCGGTGGTTTTTCTTCAGGTGGatcttctccctcttccaccaccatcGCTTTCGTGCCTTCTCCTTTGCATGAtcgacctatccctcttccttTCCCTTCAAGGgcacttcctagcaaaaagatggaagaggtggaCAAAGAAATattggagaccttcaggaaggtagaggtgaacatacctctacttgatGCAATTAAACAGATTCCTAGGTatgccaaattcttgaaggagttgtggacacacaagaggaagatgaaaggTAATGAAAGGATTAGCATGGGTAGGAATGTATCAGCGCTGTAAAGTGAAGTGTATTTGTTGTTGACTGCGTGGAGAAAAGTCGGGGGGAAGAAGCATGTGagattgttactagaagtggaagaattttaagagaaagagaggttgataaaaaagaaagtgtaGAAGAAGGAAAGGGTCAAAGGGAGGAAGTTGAGATAGAGGAAAATATGATGAACAAGAAACagaaagaagaagctgagaagttaaaagagaaggagtatgaaaaaccacTACCGTacccaaaaatatattccagaaaagagaaagagagacaaTTCGAGCGTTTTATggagattttcaagaaattggaaataactatTCCATTCGCGGAGGCACTTCACCAGATACcatcttattcaaagtttttgaaagagatcattacgaaaaagagaaagtatgctgaaaaagaaacaattgaggtagaagggaATTGCAGTGCTATCATTCAAAAGTCATTACCCCCTAAATCACCTGATCTAGGGagcttcactattccttgtACTATTGAAGAGTTAGAGGTagggaaagctttgattgatctaGGAGCTAGTATAAATCTGATGCCTCTTTCCATGttcaaaaaagagaaaagggttagagatcaaacaaacaataatggTTCTTCAATTAGCTGACAGATCCCTCATATATCCTTATGGAGTTGCCgaagatgtgattgtcaaggttgataaatttttatttccaatGGACTTTGTTATTATGGAGacggaagaaaatggagatgcacctttaATTCTTGGACGACCCTCCACGAAAACTGCCATAATTGTTATTGATGTTGAAAAGGGGAAGCTTAAAGTCCAGGTGCgagatgaagaggtgaactttATGTGTTTCAAGCAATGTCACATACTAAAGATGACAAGTCATGCTTTTAGATTGACATTGTGGAGGAACTCTATATGAAGCAAGAAAATAGAGTTCGTAACGTATCCATATTAGAAAGGACTTTGATCAACGAATGTGAGTACTTGAACGAGGAGGAGGATAAACTACATCAGAAATGTGTGCAGGAATTGGATGCAGCAAAAGAAGTTCCACCAAAAAAAGCCCTTTTTGAACAGATGGagcttaaagaaaaaattccaGAAAGCaagattgaactgaaggagTTGCCACCACATCtgaaatatgtgtttttggagGATAATGGGAGAAAACCATTCATTATTAGTACTTCATTATCTCcggaggaagaaagaaaaatggtgGGAGTTCTAAAAGCGAACAAAGGTGCCATAGGTTGGTCAATTGCTGATCTCAAAGGTATAAGTCCAACTTATTGTACGCATAGAATTCTGATGGAAGATTATTATAAGCCTGTAGCTCAATCACAAAGGagacttaatcctgtcatgaaagaagttgtgagaaaggaggtTTCGAAGCtgttagaagcaggaattatttatccGATTTCTGATAGGAAAAGGGTAAGCCCAGTTTAAGTTGTaccaaagaaaggagggatgactgtcattcataatgaaaagaatgagctTATTCCTACAAGGACAGTCACTGGGTGGCGGATGTGTATTGACTACAGGAGATTAAATACAGCCACccggaaagatcattttcccttacctttcatggatcagatgttagaaagattggcagggcaagcttattattgcttccttgatggATATTCTGGATATAACCAAATAGTGGTGGACCCTGAAGATCAAGGCAAAACAACTTTTACCTGTCCATTTGGTATATATGCCTATAGAAAAATGCCGTTTGGATTATGCAATGCTCCAGCCacatttcaaaggtgtatgcaagcaatctttgctaATTTCATGGAAAAAAGCATCGAAGTCTTCATGGacgatttttcaatttttggagATACATTTCAAAGATGTTTGACCAACTTGGATGTCGTTCTTAaacgatgtgttcaaacaaatcttgttctGAACTGGGAgaaatgtcatttcatggttaCAAAAGGTATTGTGTTGGGCCACAAAATTTCtgccagggggattgaagttgatagggcaaaggttgaggtgattgaaaaacttccaccaccAACAAATGTAAAAGGAGTTCGaagtttccttggtcatgcaggattttatcgatgatttattaaggatttttcaaagattgCGAAGCCTTTAAGtaatttgcttgctaaagagacaccatttgtgatgagtcctgaatgtttgcaagcttttgatattttgaagaaGAGATTGATTTCTGCTCCAATGATCGTGGCTCCAGATTGggataaagagtttgaacttatgtgcGATGCTAGTGACTATGCCATAGGTGTTGTGTTGGGGCAGAGAAGAGGAAAGGTATTTCATtctatttactatgctagcaaAGTGCTGAATAAGGCTCAACTAAATTATGTTACcacagaaaaagaatttttggcCATAGTTTATTCATTGGAGATATTTAGATCTTATTTCATTAGATATAAGGGTATCATTTATACAGATCATGCGgctataaagtatttactgaCAAAACCTGTGATGGTGGACCATCTAAGCTTCATATTGGACCtctaacaagagccatgtcaaAGAAGATACAAGAAGAACAGGGAGCACTCACTACATTACTTCTATGGAGTATTTTCtattaaaccttttcttctacAAAAACTAAATATGCTTGCTTGTTTTGTAGATCATCAAAGGGAAGAATAAAGCATCACTCATGGCTAAGACTTGCTAAGCATGTTTTGCACATGGAAAACACCAAGCTAGCCACACTTATGCCATTTTCCACGTGCAACAAAGAGGTTGGCCGAGACTCATATGTGGAGCACCATTCCATGCCTTTTTCACGTGATTTAACCATGTATAACTCATGTAACACATTTAGCACGTGAAACACACCTTTCACACTTCATTTCCTGCACATGTCCAATTGTTAGCTTCCTCTGCACACCTcatagctcttcttcttcttataaaAGAGGAGCACCACACTTGTAANCTTCAACTTGAATTGAAGTAAAGAAATGCTGCCAAATTTCAGCTTTCACTCTCAAGTTCACTCTTGTGCAATGTTATCTTGCCtatcctctagctcctttccccttaggaaagctCTCTGAGTTAGAATTCACCAATACTCCATCATCAACCTCTCTTGgaccttcatcaaacaccttgacTTCACCTCATCCATCATCATGGCATCCTTCATCCGTTGCTCACATCTAAACCCGTGAAGCTTCTCCAAACATAAATTTGGTGGAGGCTTCTATCAACCTGATTCGAAGCCAAGACTGATTAGATGGGTGCTTCtgctacaagaatttgacataGAAATTCGTGACAAAAAGTGGAGTGAAAATATGATTGCTGATCATTTATCCCGGTTAGTCAATGATGAAGTAGAaaacaaggagaaagaaatctgggaatcattttcagatgaaactcttttatatattcAGCAAAGACCCTGGTTTGCTGATTTAGCTAACTGCAAAGCCACGGGTCTTATCCTTGAAGGATTCAACTGgtaacagaaaaagaagtttttacatgatgccaaacaattcatctgggatgatccatatttgtTCAAGATAGGAGCAAATAATCTGTTGAGGAGATGTGTTACCGAAGCAGAAGCAGAAAatattttgtggcattgtcactATTCTCTTTATGCAGGTCATTATAATGTAGAGCGCACTACCGCAAAAATTCTTcaagcaggattttattggccaactttgtttaaagatgctcataatcatgctcgaagctACGACAAATGCCAAAGGACAGGGACTATCTCAAGGAGGCATAAGATGCCATTGCAGGGCATtctggaagttgaagtttttgactGCTGGGGTATTGACTTTGTGGGACCATTTCTTCCGtcattcaataattaatatattttggtagctgttgattatgtgagtaagtgggttgaagctttagcatgtcctaagaatgattCTAACACTGTGATCAAATacttaaaaagacaaatcttttcacgttttggaactcccaggGTTCTCATcagtgatgggggatctcatttttgcaatgctcagctagctaaggtacttaagcattatggggtgaaacataaggtagttgcaccttatcatccacagacaaatggccaagctgaagtttctaatagggaaatcaaaagaattttagaaaagattgTCACTTgttcaagaaaagattggtcacaAAAGTTAGACGATGTTCTCTGGGCATATAGAACtgccatgaaaacttctatggggttatcGCCCTTTCAATTGGTGTATGGAAAAGCATGTCATTTGCTAGTTGAAATGGAGcacaaagcttggtgggctttgaagtttttgaattttgaccctgATATGGCTCAAAGCAAACGAAGCAACCAACTGCTagagcttgaagaaatgcgGCTGCATGCCTACGAGTCATCCAAgacttacaaagataaggtgaaattttatcattacAGGAAGCTGATTaagagaactttccatccagTGGATTTGGTTCTATTATTCAACTCACGGTTAAAGTTGTTCCCCGGGaagctgaaatcaaaatggtcaggACCTTTTGTGGTGAAATGTGTATTTCAAAGTAGAGCAGTGGAATTAAAGAATTCAAATGATGATGATCAACAAAGGAGATGGATAGTGAATGGCCAAAGGCTCAAACATTATGTGGGAGGAGATGTCAAGCAATTCGCCTCAGTTATAATGTTGTTGGacccatgaggtttgggtcaggctcgtgacactaaacaagcgctactaggaggcaacctagttttctctctttttcttcttcattttaaatttttagaataggttgaattttatttttcagtgtgtatgattggcctaaatacttttctgacGATGTTTAActgactaatttgcatgatgaacttatttgatgatgattggatgtggatgataattgagttgtattgcatgttgatattaaGTGAAACAAGTGTATagtaaattatgattgtgattatgatgctaagcagggtgtatttatgaatattgtgtgagaaagcatgttgtgtgaggtattgagctccagagtttttatgattatatgaattgttcacaggaaagcatgaatgatattgccttaatcttgatgattgattgaattgcatgtgaatgtcatatgatcaaggtcattttttaaaaccttcctttagccaaattttcacccacagatcttaaaatgttataccctttttgaaccttagccttaaacaggatatgaacccttgtcttgaaattctttaccttgagttgggatgagcttaattgcatgtgatgaaaaggttcaagtttggggttgcatgggggaaattggaaagctattaagaagcattgagctcaattgttgaaaaagaaaaatgcatgaagaaaagaaaagaaa includes the following:
- the LOC106754795 gene encoding uncharacterized protein LOC106754795, with product MKTSMGLSPFQLVYGKACHLLVEMEHKAWWALKFLNFDPDMAQSKRSNQLLELEEMRLHAYESSKTYKDKVKFYHYRKLIKRTFHPVDLVLLFNSRLKLFPGKLKSKWSGPFVVKCVFQSRAVELKNSNDDDQQRRWIVNGQRLKHYVGGDVKQFASVIMLLDP